Proteins co-encoded in one Novosphingobium sp. PP1Y genomic window:
- the ribB gene encoding 3,4-dihydroxy-2-butanone-4-phosphate synthase, translated as MSGNIIEQVRKLVTEGGMSKAGLARAAGLHANTLRDCTEPDWNPTADTLGKLERALFSNDDRQVLVPIEEIIEEARNGRMFVLVDDEDRENEGDLVIPAQMATPSAINFMATHGRGLICLSLTSERVSQLGLDLMSQNNGTRHETAFTTSIEAREGVTTGISAGDRARTVSVAIDGTKTKDDIVTPGHVFPLRARDGGVLVRAGHTEAAVDISRLAGLNPSGVICEIMRDDGTMARMDDLITFARMHDLKIGTIRDLIAYRRKHDRLVETKNEVTFESRYGGHWIARSYNNKATGDETIALIKGRIDPAKPTLVRMHTLSVFSDVLGETSEERGELLHRSMEMIAEEGSGVIVIINRPMNRLMSRIMEIKNQARAGQAPDLEELRDYGVGAQILAELGIHDMILLTNTHHSLVALEGYGLNIVSERAIPAHATEGAK; from the coding sequence ATGTCTGGAAATATAATCGAACAAGTCCGCAAGCTCGTGACCGAGGGCGGCATGAGCAAGGCCGGGCTCGCCCGCGCTGCCGGGCTGCACGCCAACACCCTGCGCGATTGCACCGAGCCGGACTGGAATCCCACGGCCGACACGCTGGGCAAGCTCGAGCGCGCCCTTTTCTCGAACGACGACCGTCAGGTTCTCGTGCCGATCGAGGAAATCATCGAAGAAGCGCGCAACGGCCGCATGTTCGTCCTCGTCGACGACGAAGACCGTGAGAATGAAGGCGATCTCGTCATTCCCGCGCAGATGGCAACTCCGTCCGCGATCAACTTCATGGCCACCCATGGCCGCGGCCTGATCTGCCTCTCGCTGACCAGCGAGCGCGTCAGCCAGCTCGGCCTCGACCTGATGAGCCAGAACAACGGCACCCGCCACGAAACCGCATTCACCACCTCGATCGAGGCGCGCGAGGGCGTCACCACCGGAATTTCCGCCGGCGACCGCGCCCGCACCGTCAGCGTCGCGATCGACGGCACCAAGACCAAGGATGATATCGTCACCCCAGGCCACGTCTTCCCGCTGCGCGCCCGCGACGGCGGCGTACTCGTGCGCGCCGGACACACCGAGGCAGCCGTCGACATCTCCCGCCTTGCCGGCCTCAATCCCTCCGGCGTGATCTGCGAGATCATGCGCGACGACGGCACGATGGCACGCATGGACGACCTGATAACCTTCGCGAGGATGCACGATCTCAAGATCGGCACGATCCGCGACCTCATCGCCTATCGCCGCAAGCATGACCGCCTTGTCGAAACCAAGAACGAAGTGACCTTCGAAAGCCGCTACGGCGGACACTGGATCGCCCGCAGCTACAACAACAAGGCGACCGGCGACGAGACCATCGCCCTTATCAAGGGCCGCATCGACCCCGCCAAGCCAACGCTCGTGCGCATGCACACGCTTTCGGTCTTCTCCGACGTCCTCGGAGAAACCTCCGAGGAACGCGGTGAGCTGCTGCACCGCTCGATGGAAATGATTGCCGAGGAAGGCTCCGGCGTCATCGTCATCATCAACCGCCCGATGAACCGCCTGATGTCGCGCATCATGGAGATCAAGAACCAGGCGCGGGCCGGTCAGGCGCCGGACCTCGAGGAACTGCGCGACTATGGCGTAGGTGCACAGATCCTTGCCGAGCTGGGCATTCACGACATGATCCTGCTCACCAACACCCACCATTCGCTTGTCGCACTGGAAGGCTATGGCCTCAACATCGTGAGCGAACGCGCCATTCCCGCGCATGCAACCGAAGGAGCGAAGTGA
- a CDS encoding MEKHLA domain-containing protein, with product MSVVSITETDAVPVIYRAVGRAERIALIASSYRRLLGRDLIAACDDMVAGLWNAPFALLAHGTEPDPVFFFGNACALAAFESDVSSFTAMPSRLSAEAPLREERQALLDRVTAQGFIDDYAGVRITAKGRRFRIGPAVVWNLIDEEGRVQGQAATFVP from the coding sequence GTGAGTGTGGTGTCGATAACGGAAACGGACGCGGTCCCGGTGATTTATCGCGCGGTCGGCCGTGCCGAACGGATTGCGCTGATCGCGTCAAGCTATCGCCGCCTGCTAGGCCGGGACCTGATCGCAGCGTGCGACGATATGGTGGCCGGTCTGTGGAATGCGCCGTTCGCACTGCTCGCCCACGGCACCGAGCCCGATCCGGTCTTTTTCTTCGGCAATGCCTGCGCCCTGGCGGCATTCGAAAGCGATGTTTCGAGCTTTACGGCGATGCCCTCGCGCCTTTCCGCCGAGGCTCCCTTGCGCGAGGAGCGACAGGCGCTGCTCGACCGGGTCACGGCGCAAGGTTTCATCGATGACTATGCCGGGGTGCGCATCACGGCAAAGGGGCGCCGGTTTCGGATCGGGCCGGCGGTCGTGTGGAACCTGATCGACGAGGAAGGGCGCGTTCAGGGGCAGGCAGCGACATTCGTTCCATGA
- a CDS encoding translocation/assembly module TamB domain-containing protein, with product MAENDDIPAETPPPAMEEAVVIERPSLLQRAKVRALKTVALIGIGIVALAVLVIFGIDTGPGRRFVADQIAALEFENGMKISVGRIEGSLYGKMTLHDLSVRDPKGEFLFSPEIHVDWNPFDYFSNHVNVRSATAQRMILRRAPQFRETPPSDAPLLPDLDIDVGAMRVGNFVFEPAVSGERRIMSFAGKVHIADGRAQVDAKGATIAIAGKEGGDRFDLSLDAVPKQNRLGIGLDLDAPTGGVIASLAGLTQPLTLEVDGKGTWAAWNGKLAANYGTGDLARLDLTARDGTFAIKGPTRFARMFSGPTANLLGPVTNVDVKAVLADRRANVSGMISSDAFNLTPNGLVDLSDNSFEDFKLAFVLLKPSALAKNLSGAGTRAILTLDGAFTAPKVGYRISASRLVMNDMGLQGFLAEGAARVDAGKIMIPVSARVERITGLDTVAGGTLPNVRLNGDLAIDGARILSDNMRLRSDRIDAGLILVADVGKGLYTGAIDGKIDNYRLASVGIFNIRTDMDLESKGNGFALDGTVRAQSTRLLNDSLKGYLGGNFAAASHVNYGTDGLVRFSNLQMTAPDLKVRGGRGFWSPDGRISLVADGTSDRYGAIGVRVAGTIADPDAHITADKPNLGIGLANLDARVTGARGGYNLALTGDTDYGPLKADVTLGMGQAMSLQINEANLSGVAFAGKLGQTRSGPFAGELTATGNGVNGVLTLSAERKYQAIDFNLRAQDSTFAGPANLTIRSAIIDGRAVLYDQPSLVADAQISGTRMGALRIAVARALIDYRNGRGKAKAMLEGYSGVPFKLALNGDLQPDVWRIALDGKVRGQSVKTTSPARILPKEDGYELLPTKLAFGGGSAKIAGTYGTGMKLQSRLENIDMTMLNAFLPGYGFGGSASGSLDFEQADPAAFPRADARLTLNKFTRTSSDIVSQPVDINFVGKLLADGGEARAVFRRSGSVIGRMVASLRPLPPGSGPWTERLFDAPLGGGIRYNGPADTLFSFAGMSGQTLSGPMGLAADFSCKLSDPCLNGIVRGKDLVYENQTYGTRLSKLNFAGKFDGNRMELETLSAKAGDGTLSANGFVSLAADQGYPMDISVELEKARLARSSSISASATGNLRLSKQAGEDALLSGDLRLPETRYQIVREGSAEVPRLTGVRFKPRRGPERITGDEPAEPISSMFSRLRLDLRMRAPEKLYVSGMGLESEWKAKFTIGGTSAAPTMAGDVELIRGTLGFAGRSFELTQGVISFNGGRTIDPAVAITAQESIDDVDVTVEVGGRAYSPQITFSSTPSLPQDEVLSRILFGSSIANLSAIQAVQLASSLNSLNSTGGGLNPLGQLRSATGIDRLRILGADEASGRGTALAAGQYLTDDVYVELITDARGFTATQLEVSVTKWLSVLSQAGGSGVNSVNLRIKKNY from the coding sequence ATGGCGGAAAACGACGACATTCCCGCCGAAACGCCCCCGCCGGCCATGGAAGAAGCGGTCGTGATCGAACGGCCCTCGCTGTTGCAGCGCGCCAAGGTGCGCGCGCTCAAGACCGTTGCGCTGATCGGCATCGGCATCGTGGCGCTTGCGGTCCTGGTGATCTTCGGCATCGATACCGGACCGGGGCGGCGTTTCGTCGCCGACCAGATAGCCGCTCTCGAATTCGAGAACGGCATGAAGATCTCGGTCGGGCGGATCGAGGGCTCGCTCTACGGCAAGATGACCCTGCACGATCTGTCGGTGCGCGATCCCAAGGGCGAGTTCCTGTTCTCGCCCGAGATCCACGTCGACTGGAATCCCTTCGACTATTTCAGCAATCACGTGAACGTGCGCAGCGCCACGGCACAGCGCATGATCCTGCGCCGGGCGCCGCAGTTTCGCGAGACGCCGCCCAGTGATGCGCCCTTGCTGCCGGATCTCGATATCGACGTGGGCGCGATGCGCGTCGGCAATTTCGTCTTCGAGCCGGCGGTATCGGGCGAGCGGCGGATCATGTCGTTCGCCGGTAAGGTGCACATCGCCGACGGCAGGGCACAAGTGGACGCCAAGGGCGCGACGATCGCGATTGCCGGCAAGGAGGGGGGAGATCGCTTCGATCTCTCGCTGGATGCCGTGCCGAAGCAGAACCGTCTGGGCATCGGCCTGGATCTCGACGCGCCGACGGGAGGCGTGATCGCCTCACTGGCTGGGCTGACGCAGCCGCTGACGCTCGAAGTCGACGGCAAGGGCACATGGGCCGCCTGGAACGGCAAGCTCGCCGCGAACTATGGAACCGGGGATCTCGCGCGGCTGGATCTCACTGCGCGCGACGGAACTTTCGCAATCAAGGGACCGACCCGCTTTGCACGCATGTTCAGCGGGCCGACCGCGAACCTGCTCGGTCCAGTCACCAATGTCGACGTAAAGGCAGTGCTGGCGGACCGGCGCGCGAACGTGTCGGGCATGATTTCCAGCGACGCGTTCAACCTCACCCCCAATGGCCTCGTTGACCTTTCGGACAACAGCTTCGAGGACTTCAAACTGGCTTTCGTGCTGCTCAAGCCTTCTGCCCTGGCGAAGAACCTGAGCGGAGCGGGCACTCGCGCTATCCTGACGCTGGACGGTGCCTTCACCGCGCCCAAGGTCGGCTATCGCATCAGCGCGAGCCGGCTGGTGATGAACGACATGGGCCTGCAGGGCTTCCTCGCAGAAGGCGCCGCGCGGGTTGACGCGGGCAAGATCATGATCCCGGTCTCGGCGCGGGTCGAGCGGATCACCGGCCTCGATACGGTGGCCGGCGGGACATTGCCCAATGTCCGCCTCAACGGCGATCTGGCGATAGACGGGGCGCGCATCCTGTCCGACAACATGCGGCTGCGCTCCGATCGTATCGATGCCGGGCTGATCCTTGTCGCCGATGTCGGCAAGGGGCTCTACACCGGCGCCATCGACGGCAAGATCGACAATTATCGCCTTGCCAGCGTGGGCATCTTCAACATCCGCACCGACATGGACCTCGAAAGCAAGGGGAACGGCTTTGCCCTGGACGGCACGGTGCGGGCACAATCGACGCGCCTGCTGAACGACAGCCTCAAGGGCTATCTCGGCGGCAATTTCGCAGCGGCCTCGCACGTGAATTACGGCACCGATGGCCTCGTGCGCTTCTCCAACCTGCAGATGACCGCGCCGGACCTCAAGGTGCGCGGCGGCCGCGGCTTCTGGTCGCCTGACGGGCGCATTTCCCTCGTCGCCGATGGAACGTCGGATCGCTACGGCGCTATCGGCGTTCGCGTGGCCGGGACGATTGCCGATCCTGACGCCCATATCACGGCGGACAAGCCCAACCTCGGCATCGGCCTCGCCAACCTCGATGCGCGGGTGACCGGCGCGCGGGGCGGCTACAACCTCGCCCTGACCGGCGATACCGACTACGGCCCGCTCAAGGCCGATGTCACGCTGGGCATGGGGCAGGCGATGTCCCTGCAGATCAACGAGGCCAATCTTTCCGGCGTCGCCTTCGCAGGCAAGCTCGGCCAGACCCGCAGCGGCCCCTTTGCCGGTGAGCTGACTGCCACAGGCAACGGTGTGAACGGGGTTCTGACCCTCTCGGCCGAGCGGAAATACCAGGCCATCGACTTCAACCTGCGCGCGCAGGATTCGACTTTCGCCGGCCCTGCGAACCTGACGATCCGTTCTGCCATCATCGACGGGCGCGCGGTCCTTTACGATCAGCCCAGTCTGGTGGCCGACGCCCAGATTTCCGGAACCCGTATGGGGGCGCTTCGCATCGCCGTGGCGCGCGCGCTGATCGATTACCGCAATGGCCGGGGCAAGGCGAAAGCGATGCTCGAAGGCTATAGCGGAGTACCCTTCAAGCTGGCGCTGAACGGTGACCTGCAGCCCGATGTCTGGCGCATCGCGCTTGACGGCAAGGTTCGCGGTCAGAGCGTCAAGACTACGTCGCCTGCCCGGATCCTGCCGAAGGAAGACGGATACGAACTCTTGCCGACCAAGCTGGCCTTCGGCGGTGGCTCGGCCAAGATCGCGGGCACCTATGGCACCGGCATGAAGCTGCAGAGCCGTCTTGAGAACATCGACATGACCATGCTCAATGCTTTCCTGCCCGGGTATGGCTTCGGCGGTTCGGCGAGCGGCAGTCTCGACTTTGAGCAGGCCGATCCCGCCGCATTTCCTCGTGCCGATGCGCGGCTGACGCTCAACAAATTCACCCGCACCAGTTCGGACATCGTCAGCCAGCCTGTCGACATCAATTTCGTCGGCAAGCTCCTGGCTGACGGCGGCGAGGCGAGAGCGGTGTTCCGGCGCAGCGGTTCCGTGATCGGGCGCATGGTCGCAAGCCTGCGGCCCTTGCCGCCGGGCAGCGGCCCGTGGACCGAGCGCTTGTTCGATGCCCCGCTGGGCGGCGGTATCCGATACAACGGCCCGGCCGATACCCTGTTCTCGTTCGCGGGAATGTCGGGGCAGACCCTCAGCGGCCCGATGGGGCTGGCGGCCGACTTCTCCTGCAAGCTTTCCGATCCGTGCCTGAACGGCATCGTGCGCGGCAAGGACCTGGTTTACGAAAACCAGACTTACGGCACGCGGCTGTCCAAGCTCAATTTTGCGGGCAAGTTCGACGGCAACCGGATGGAACTGGAAACGCTGAGCGCCAAGGCAGGCGATGGCACGTTGAGCGCAAACGGCTTTGTCAGCCTGGCCGCCGACCAAGGCTATCCGATGGACATCTCGGTTGAGCTGGAAAAAGCGCGGCTAGCGCGCAGCAGTTCCATTTCCGCCAGCGCGACCGGCAACCTGCGCCTGAGCAAGCAGGCCGGAGAGGATGCGCTTCTTTCCGGCGACCTGCGACTTCCCGAAACACGCTACCAGATCGTGCGAGAAGGCTCGGCCGAAGTGCCGCGGCTGACCGGAGTGCGCTTCAAGCCGCGGCGCGGCCCGGAACGCATTACCGGTGACGAGCCCGCTGAACCGATCTCGTCGATGTTCTCCAGGCTACGCCTCGACTTGCGCATGCGTGCGCCGGAGAAACTCTACGTCTCGGGCATGGGGCTTGAGTCCGAGTGGAAGGCGAAATTCACCATCGGCGGTACCAGTGCGGCGCCGACGATGGCCGGCGACGTCGAACTGATCCGCGGTACGCTCGGGTTCGCTGGACGCTCGTTCGAACTGACCCAAGGCGTGATTTCGTTCAACGGCGGAAGGACCATCGATCCCGCGGTGGCGATCACCGCGCAGGAATCGATCGACGATGTCGACGTGACCGTGGAAGTGGGCGGCAGGGCCTACAGCCCGCAAATCACTTTCAGCTCGACGCCCAGCCTGCCGCAGGACGAGGTGCTCTCGCGCATTCTGTTCGGCAGCTCCATCGCCAACCTTTCGGCGATCCAGGCGGTACAGCTGGCATCCTCGCTCAATTCTCTCAACTCAACCGGGGGCGGGCTCAATCCGCTTGGGCAACTGCGCTCGGCCACGGGGATCGACCGCCTGCGCATCCTGGGTGCTGACGAGGCATCGGGCCGGGGCACGGCTCTGGCGGCAGGTCAGTATCTGACCGACGACGTCTATGTCGAACTGATCACCGATGCGCGCGGCTTTACCGCGACGCAGCTCGAGGTCAGCGTGACCAAGTGGCTGTCGGTGCTGAGTCAGGCCGGCGGTTCGGGCGTCAACAGCGTGAACCTGCGCATCAAGAAGAACTATTGA
- a CDS encoding YihY/virulence factor BrkB family protein, with amino-acid sequence MLKRVWIMSGFHELGLLSAGLAFYSFLALTPLIAATVMIYGLIGDVDTVRSQMERIARVVPPEAAHILEQQLMQIVSTNSGVTGLALFIALFFAIFGGMRAANGMISALNIINEEHETRGIFSTMMRAAGLTLAGVMIALTGVLAGGVFAWLQTQTKVYLGDSTQMLFKTLTWAAAIALGSAGFALIMRYGPDRRPAKWRWLTPGALLATLLWIAVSFGFSLYVAYISDYNATYGSLSAIVVFLMWLFLSAYGALLGALLNAEIERQTFRDTTIGPERPPGERGAILADVIDSTIPSVSELEGRKRRRGDIARHQAD; translated from the coding sequence GTGTTGAAACGCGTCTGGATCATGAGCGGCTTTCACGAACTCGGTTTGCTCTCCGCCGGGCTGGCCTTCTATTCCTTCCTTGCCCTCACCCCCCTGATCGCCGCGACGGTGATGATCTACGGCCTGATCGGCGATGTCGATACCGTCAGAAGCCAGATGGAACGGATCGCCAGGGTTGTGCCGCCTGAAGCGGCGCATATTTTGGAACAGCAGCTCATGCAGATCGTCTCGACCAACTCCGGCGTGACCGGGCTGGCGCTTTTCATAGCACTGTTCTTCGCGATCTTTGGCGGCATGCGCGCGGCCAACGGAATGATCAGCGCGCTCAACATCATCAATGAGGAACATGAAACACGCGGCATCTTCTCGACGATGATGCGCGCGGCCGGGCTGACGCTCGCCGGCGTGATGATCGCGCTGACCGGCGTGCTGGCTGGAGGCGTCTTCGCCTGGCTGCAGACGCAGACGAAAGTCTATCTCGGCGACTCGACGCAGATGCTCTTCAAGACACTGACCTGGGCAGCGGCCATTGCGCTTGGCAGTGCCGGATTTGCACTGATCATGCGATATGGGCCTGATCGCCGTCCCGCCAAATGGCGCTGGCTGACGCCGGGTGCGCTGCTTGCCACGCTGCTGTGGATCGCAGTGTCCTTCGGCTTCTCCCTCTACGTCGCCTACATTAGCGACTACAATGCGACATATGGCTCGCTCTCGGCCATCGTCGTCTTCCTGATGTGGCTGTTCCTCTCCGCTTACGGCGCGCTGCTCGGCGCGCTTCTCAACGCCGAGATCGAACGGCAGACCTTCCGCGACACGACGATCGGACCGGAACGTCCCCCGGGCGAACGCGGGGCAATCCTCGCCGATGTCATCGACAGTACCATTCCTTCGGTGAGCGAACTGGAAGGGCGCAAGCGTCGACGCGGCGACATTGCCCGCCATCAGGCGGACTGA
- a CDS encoding autotransporter assembly complex family protein: protein MTTGLAHAQGVAGQSAAQPTAQAGDAAVSNGDIDLEAEKVPVPAPPPDVTLPELDPVIGDDEFNSTVPKLDEADDPELDKPLESIEAFERRLAADQADAKPGEGQGAPLGNPALADQGQTEEIGDAPVRDAELAAPLPPLERFEVTPVEFDQNADEDKQDVQVAYKVSIEGLEAADDETGVNLKSQFNGLSALRKGDGKAANIAMISARLTEDSELLQNILAAEGWYSARVRTRIDRGAQGDGQPLQAVLTVRPGKRYVFSDIVIKADPTVPPHLIEDNVALKPGEPIVAERVQGTEAQIAVALPENGYPFAAVGDRDILLDRQTGEGVYTLPVDIGPRGRFGGITTDGDLAFDAHHIEVLSRFKRGDLFDSRKVDDLRKALIATSLFSTVSVEPKKTGEAAGEGTEYVDLHVKQDAGPPRTIAGSLGFAAGEGITAKASWTHRNFFPPEGALIANAVAGTRQQGVGVTFRRSNAGKRDRTLEVVAEAFHNDYDAYSAYTGRLAAKIGRDSTPIWQKKYTYAFGVELLATSETDFDAATGDRSRRTFYIAGVNGQVGFDRTDSLLDPTKGYRLTALVQPETTVNKGFNPYVRARLDASAYYPISDQLVVAGRMRLGTIQGVGLFDIAPSRRLYAGGGGSVRGFAYQKLGEQAPDGDPVGGRSLNEASAELRYRFGNYGIVGFVDAGQAYRETMPQFSDLRYGVGIGGRFYTNFGPIRLDVATPLARRPGESRINIYVSIGQAF, encoded by the coding sequence ATGACGACGGGCCTCGCGCATGCGCAGGGCGTGGCCGGTCAATCCGCTGCGCAGCCAACCGCGCAAGCTGGCGATGCAGCCGTTTCCAATGGCGATATCGATCTGGAAGCCGAAAAGGTTCCCGTTCCCGCGCCTCCGCCTGACGTGACCTTGCCGGAACTCGATCCGGTCATCGGCGACGACGAGTTCAATTCCACGGTTCCCAAGCTCGATGAGGCCGACGATCCCGAACTGGATAAGCCACTGGAATCGATCGAGGCTTTCGAACGTCGTCTGGCGGCGGACCAGGCCGATGCGAAGCCCGGCGAAGGGCAGGGGGCCCCGCTGGGCAACCCGGCGCTGGCAGACCAGGGCCAGACCGAGGAAATCGGCGATGCACCGGTGCGCGATGCCGAACTGGCTGCGCCCCTGCCGCCGCTCGAACGGTTCGAGGTGACGCCGGTCGAGTTCGATCAGAATGCCGACGAAGACAAGCAGGATGTCCAGGTCGCCTACAAGGTCAGCATCGAGGGACTGGAGGCCGCTGACGACGAGACGGGCGTCAATCTCAAGAGCCAGTTCAACGGTCTTTCCGCGCTCAGGAAGGGCGATGGCAAGGCCGCCAATATCGCGATGATCTCGGCGCGCCTGACCGAGGACAGCGAGTTGCTGCAGAACATTCTTGCGGCCGAGGGCTGGTATTCGGCGCGCGTGCGCACCCGCATCGATCGCGGCGCCCAGGGTGACGGCCAGCCGCTACAGGCCGTGCTGACGGTCCGCCCCGGCAAGCGTTATGTCTTCTCCGACATCGTCATCAAGGCCGACCCCACCGTGCCGCCCCACCTGATCGAGGACAACGTCGCGCTGAAACCGGGCGAGCCGATCGTCGCAGAGCGCGTGCAGGGTACGGAGGCGCAGATTGCCGTGGCCTTGCCTGAAAACGGCTATCCCTTCGCGGCTGTGGGCGATCGCGATATCCTGCTCGATCGGCAGACCGGCGAAGGGGTTTACACACTGCCGGTCGACATCGGTCCGCGCGGCCGCTTCGGCGGGATCACCACCGACGGCGACCTCGCTTTCGATGCCCATCACATCGAGGTCCTCAGCCGGTTCAAGCGCGGGGATCTGTTCGACAGCCGGAAGGTCGACGACCTGCGCAAGGCGCTGATCGCGACGAGCCTGTTCTCCACGGTCTCGGTCGAACCGAAGAAGACCGGTGAAGCAGCCGGGGAGGGCACCGAATACGTCGATCTCCATGTGAAGCAGGATGCAGGCCCGCCGCGCACCATTGCCGGATCGCTGGGTTTTGCCGCTGGCGAGGGCATCACGGCCAAGGCGAGCTGGACCCACCGCAATTTCTTCCCGCCCGAAGGCGCGCTGATTGCCAATGCCGTAGCCGGTACGCGCCAGCAGGGTGTGGGCGTCACTTTCCGCCGCTCCAATGCAGGCAAGCGCGATCGCACGCTGGAAGTCGTCGCCGAGGCCTTCCACAACGACTATGATGCGTACAGCGCCTATACCGGACGCCTCGCGGCCAAGATCGGGCGCGATTCCACGCCGATCTGGCAGAAGAAATACACTTATGCCTTCGGCGTGGAACTGCTTGCCACTTCCGAGACCGATTTCGACGCGGCTACCGGAGACCGGTCGCGCCGCACGTTCTACATTGCCGGTGTGAACGGACAGGTCGGCTTCGACCGGACCGACAGCCTCCTCGACCCGACAAAGGGATATCGCCTGACTGCGCTGGTCCAGCCTGAGACGACCGTGAACAAGGGATTCAACCCTTACGTGCGTGCGCGACTGGATGCCTCGGCCTATTACCCGATCTCCGATCAGCTGGTGGTTGCGGGGCGGATGCGACTGGGCACGATCCAGGGCGTAGGGCTTTTCGACATTGCGCCGTCCCGGCGTCTCTATGCCGGCGGCGGCGGTTCGGTTCGCGGCTTCGCCTACCAGAAGCTGGGCGAGCAGGCTCCCGACGGTGATCCGGTCGGCGGGCGCAGCCTCAACGAGGCATCTGCCGAGCTGCGCTATCGCTTCGGCAATTACGGTATTGTCGGCTTCGTCGATGCCGGGCAGGCTTATCGCGAGACCATGCCCCAGTTCTCCGACTTGCGGTACGGCGTCGGCATCGGCGGCCGCTTCTATACGAACTTCGGTCCGATCCGGCTGGACGTTGCAACGCCGCTGGCGCGCCGTCCCGGGGAATCGCGGATCAATATCTACGTTTCGATCGGACAGGCGTTCTGA
- a CDS encoding PilZ domain-containing protein, whose protein sequence is MKEIADCDRLNRRLTVLLHGRCRQSSWQVFDVELGDISEGGCCVIGNADRFAQGQHVSLRFANLRNVEGSVRWLREDRIGVEFRKPIKARVIEELAASFGLPETRSAPAGNAQVESGLGSTLTVSKR, encoded by the coding sequence ATGAAAGAGATTGCCGACTGCGATCGACTCAACCGGCGGTTGACCGTTCTGCTGCATGGCCGTTGCCGCCAGTCCAGCTGGCAGGTCTTCGATGTCGAGTTGGGCGACATTTCGGAAGGCGGCTGCTGCGTGATCGGCAATGCGGATCGCTTCGCCCAGGGCCAGCATGTTTCCTTGCGCTTCGCGAACTTGCGCAATGTCGAAGGTTCCGTGCGCTGGCTGCGCGAAGACCGGATCGGCGTGGAGTTCCGCAAGCCGATCAAGGCCCGCGTGATCGAGGAACTGGCGGCGAGCTTCGGCCTGCCTGAAACGCGCTCGGCGCCTGCCGGCAATGCCCAGGTGGAATCGGGGCTTGGCAGCACTCTGACCGTCAGCAAGCGATAG
- a CDS encoding kinase: MSKADPRVVAAVMSQIDAALGESTRRPVVIGLCGAQGSGKTTLASSVLASCSGKGVRAAVLSIDDIYLTRAERGELARSVHPLLATRGVPGTHDVGLGLRVMDALARGGATRLPRFDKARDDRAAMSEWPSAPEACEVLIFEGWCVGAAPQSEEDLAAPVNGLEECEDADGRWRRFVNAALADSYASLFARLERLVLIAAPDFAVVHGWRLEQERDLARSAPSGGAFMDEAGIARFISHYERLTRHILQEMPARADLVIHLDEQRRPVSIESGQSA; this comes from the coding sequence ATGAGCAAGGCCGATCCGCGCGTCGTGGCGGCCGTGATGAGCCAGATCGATGCGGCTCTTGGCGAATCCACTCGTCGGCCGGTGGTGATTGGGCTGTGCGGCGCGCAGGGGAGCGGCAAAACGACTCTGGCCAGTTCTGTCCTCGCATCCTGCTCGGGCAAGGGGGTTCGCGCCGCCGTGCTTTCCATCGACGACATCTACCTCACCCGGGCGGAGCGAGGGGAACTTGCGCGTTCGGTGCATCCGCTCCTGGCCACGCGAGGCGTTCCCGGGACCCATGACGTGGGCCTGGGCCTGCGGGTCATGGATGCGCTGGCAAGGGGCGGGGCGACACGCCTGCCCCGCTTCGACAAGGCCCGGGACGATCGCGCGGCAATGTCCGAATGGCCGAGTGCACCCGAGGCCTGCGAGGTCCTGATCTTCGAAGGCTGGTGTGTCGGTGCCGCTCCCCAGAGCGAAGAGGACCTCGCGGCACCAGTGAACGGCCTCGAAGAATGCGAGGATGCAGACGGACGCTGGCGGCGCTTCGTCAACGCTGCGCTGGCTGACAGTTACGCCTCGTTGTTCGCAAGGCTCGAACGCCTCGTCCTGATCGCGGCGCCGGACTTCGCAGTCGTACATGGCTGGCGACTGGAGCAGGAGCGGGATCTGGCTCGGTCCGCCCCTTCGGGAGGGGCTTTCATGGACGAGGCAGGCATTGCCCGCTTCATTAGCCATTACGAGCGCTTGACCCGGCATATCCTCCAGGAAATGCCCGCACGCGCGGATCTGGTCATTCACCTGGACGAGCAGCGCCGTCCGGTTTCCATCGAAAGCGGTCAGTCCGCCTGA